A single genomic interval of Streptomyces sp. NBC_00663 harbors:
- the fbaA gene encoding class II fructose-bisphosphate aldolase: MPIATPEVYNEMLDRAKAGKFAYPAINVTSTQTLHAALRGFAEAESDGIIQISTGGAEFLGGQHNKDMVTGAVALAEFAHIVAKKYDITVALHTDHCPKDKLDGYVRPLIAVSEERVARGENPLFQSHMWDGSAETLADNLAIAQELLARAAAAKIILEVEITPTGGEEDGVSHEINDSLYTTVDDAIRTAEALGLGEKGRYLLAASFGNVHGVYKPGNVVLRPELLKDLNEGVGAKYGKTSPFDFVFHGGSGSTAEEIATALDNGVVKMNIDTDTQYAFTRPVAAHMFQNYDGVLKIDGEVGNKKTYDPRTWGKLAEGSMAARVTQACADLRSTGTKIK, translated from the coding sequence ATGCCCATCGCAACCCCCGAGGTCTACAACGAGATGCTCGACCGGGCGAAGGCAGGCAAGTTCGCCTACCCGGCCATCAACGTCACCTCGACGCAGACCCTGCACGCGGCACTGCGCGGCTTCGCCGAGGCCGAGAGTGACGGCATCATCCAGATCTCGACCGGTGGCGCCGAGTTCCTGGGCGGTCAGCACAACAAGGACATGGTCACCGGCGCCGTCGCCCTGGCCGAGTTCGCGCACATCGTCGCCAAGAAGTACGACATCACCGTCGCGCTGCACACGGACCACTGCCCCAAGGACAAGCTCGACGGGTACGTACGTCCTCTGATCGCGGTCTCCGAGGAGCGCGTCGCCCGCGGCGAGAACCCGCTCTTCCAGTCGCACATGTGGGACGGCTCGGCCGAGACCCTCGCCGACAACCTGGCGATCGCGCAGGAGCTGCTGGCCCGCGCCGCCGCCGCGAAGATCATCCTTGAGGTCGAGATCACCCCGACCGGCGGCGAGGAGGACGGTGTCTCGCACGAGATCAACGACTCCCTCTACACCACGGTTGACGACGCCATCCGCACGGCCGAGGCCCTCGGCCTCGGTGAGAAGGGCCGCTACCTGCTGGCCGCGTCCTTCGGCAACGTGCACGGCGTCTACAAGCCGGGCAACGTCGTCCTCCGCCCCGAGCTGCTGAAGGACCTCAACGAGGGTGTCGGTGCCAAGTACGGCAAGACCTCCCCGTTCGACTTCGTCTTCCACGGCGGCTCCGGCTCCACCGCCGAGGAGATCGCGACCGCGCTGGACAACGGCGTCGTCAAGATGAACATCGACACCGACACCCAGTACGCGTTCACGCGTCCGGTGGCGGCCCACATGTTCCAGAACTACGACGGCGTCCTGAAGATCGACGGCGAGGTCGGCAACAAGAAGACCTACGACCCGCGCACCTGGGGCAAGCTCGCCGAGGGCAGCATGGCCGCGCGCGTGACGCAGGCCTGTGCCGACCTGCGTTCGACGGGTACGAAGATCAAGTAA
- the pyrE gene encoding orotate phosphoribosyltransferase, with protein sequence MTDVRGALLQQIKDKAVVHGKVTLSSGLEADYYVDLRRVTLDGEAAPLVGQVLLDLTADLEFDAVGGLTMGADPVAAAMLHAAAARGQRLDAFVVRKAAKAHGMQRRVEGPDIAGRRVIVVEDTSTTGGSPLTAVEAVREAGAEVVAVATIVDRATGAAEKIEQGAGVPYRFAFSKDELGLD encoded by the coding sequence ATGACGGACGTACGCGGCGCGCTGCTGCAACAGATCAAGGACAAGGCCGTGGTGCACGGCAAGGTGACCCTGTCGTCGGGTCTGGAGGCGGACTACTACGTCGACCTGCGACGCGTCACCCTGGACGGGGAGGCGGCCCCGCTGGTCGGGCAGGTGCTGCTCGACCTGACCGCCGACCTGGAGTTCGACGCGGTCGGCGGGCTGACGATGGGCGCCGACCCGGTCGCCGCCGCGATGCTGCACGCCGCCGCCGCGCGGGGGCAGCGGCTCGACGCCTTCGTCGTCCGCAAGGCCGCCAAGGCGCACGGTATGCAGCGGCGCGTCGAGGGCCCGGACATCGCGGGCCGACGCGTCATCGTCGTGGAGGACACCTCCACCACCGGCGGGTCTCCGCTGACCGCCGTGGAGGCCGTGCGGGAGGCGGGGGCCGAGGTCGTCGCCGTCGCCACGATCGTCGACCGGGCCACCGGCGCCGCCGAGAAGATCGAACAGGGTGCCGGGGTGCCGTACCGCTTCGCCTTCTCCAAGGACGAGTTGGGCCTGGACTGA
- a CDS encoding DUF2617 family protein, translating into MLTTLNTSYTDTRAADLAWALGREPLPALATLDLELTGTKLQLRLLGASHQVLLEEERGTCSETVACIPGSSTPLPLGVAKRVGDWEYEFAARVEVLSPGQFAGRAQELLALVSDHPHGLVGVFPGSPHAFTALLAQHHEGQVLWRTWHAYPQDGQLVATRTRVGVKVPAAL; encoded by the coding sequence ATGCTCACGACCCTGAACACCTCCTACACCGACACGCGCGCGGCCGACCTCGCCTGGGCCCTGGGACGCGAGCCGCTTCCGGCGCTGGCCACGCTCGACCTGGAACTGACCGGGACAAAGCTCCAGTTGAGACTCCTCGGCGCGTCCCACCAAGTGCTCCTGGAGGAGGAGCGGGGCACCTGTTCGGAGACGGTGGCGTGCATCCCGGGCAGCAGCACACCCCTGCCCCTCGGCGTCGCCAAGCGGGTCGGCGACTGGGAGTACGAGTTCGCGGCCCGGGTGGAGGTCCTGTCCCCGGGCCAGTTCGCGGGCCGCGCCCAGGAGTTGCTGGCCCTGGTCTCCGACCATCCGCACGGCCTCGTGGGCGTCTTCCCCGGCAGCCCGCACGCGTTCACGGCCCTCCTCGCCCAGCATCACGAGGGGCAGGTCCTGTGGCGGACCTGGCACGCGTACCCGCAGGACGGCCAGTTGGTCGCCACCCGGACCCGGGTCGGGGTCAAGGTCCCCGCCGCGCTCTAG
- a CDS encoding polyamine aminopropyltransferase produces the protein MIEPHAPAPPGTPPPWAGPVRLPVRPAVGRFLVLAGVFVCAACGLVYELELVALASYLIGDSVTQASVVLSVMVFAMGVGSLLAKRLRWRAAAGFGAIEAALALVGGCSAMALYAVFAWTGDWGGLWAHGPRCLLVAFSLAIGLLIGAEVPLLMELIQRIRRQDAGGAVADLFAADYVGGLVGGLAFPFLLLPLLGQLTGALITGTVNAIVGGALVLGLFRRDLTRRARWLLVIANLAVLGILAAAAVLVDDFERAARHAVYGDDVRVALQTDVQEVVLTGGTDGRPLDLFLDGRLRVSGRDERSYHEALVHPAMNGPHTRVLILGGGDGLAAREVLRHPDVRRVDVVELDAGVVRLARTDPALAALNDHAYADPRLHVTTGDAFGWLRGVRPAAYDVVIADLPDPGITASTKLYSQEFYGLAHRALAPDGRLVVHAGPVSSRPRVFWTVEATVRAAGLHTAPYCVGGRDEGFAAGPDRTTAASRAPRDWGFVLAAANHHPSLRLDPHEPPLKTLTQKDLEADGRAAERMRTRGAGPAVSTLVHPRY, from the coding sequence GTGATCGAACCGCACGCGCCCGCCCCACCCGGCACACCGCCGCCCTGGGCCGGTCCCGTGCGGCTTCCGGTGCGGCCGGCGGTCGGGCGGTTCCTCGTCCTCGCGGGTGTCTTCGTCTGCGCCGCCTGCGGACTGGTGTACGAACTCGAACTGGTCGCCCTCGCCTCGTACTTGATCGGCGACTCGGTCACCCAGGCCTCCGTCGTGCTGTCCGTGATGGTCTTCGCGATGGGTGTCGGCTCGCTCCTCGCCAAGCGGCTGCGGTGGCGCGCCGCGGCCGGCTTCGGCGCGATCGAGGCCGCGCTCGCCCTCGTCGGCGGGTGCAGCGCGATGGCGCTGTACGCCGTCTTCGCCTGGACCGGCGACTGGGGCGGCCTGTGGGCCCACGGACCGCGCTGCCTCCTCGTCGCGTTCTCCCTCGCGATCGGTCTCCTCATCGGCGCCGAGGTCCCCCTGCTGATGGAGCTGATCCAGCGCATCCGCCGCCAGGACGCGGGCGGCGCGGTCGCCGACCTCTTCGCGGCGGACTACGTCGGCGGCCTGGTCGGCGGCCTCGCCTTCCCGTTCCTTCTCCTCCCCCTGCTCGGCCAGCTGACCGGCGCCCTGATCACCGGCACCGTCAACGCGATCGTCGGCGGCGCCCTCGTCCTCGGCCTGTTCCGCCGCGACCTCACCCGCCGGGCCCGCTGGCTGCTGGTGATCGCCAACCTCGCCGTGCTCGGCATCCTCGCCGCGGCCGCCGTCCTCGTCGACGACTTCGAGCGCGCCGCGCGCCACGCGGTCTACGGCGACGACGTCCGGGTGGCCCTCCAGACCGACGTCCAGGAGGTCGTCCTCACCGGCGGCACCGACGGCCGCCCCCTCGACCTCTTCCTCGACGGCCGCCTCCGCGTCAGCGGCCGCGACGAACGCAGCTACCACGAGGCGCTCGTCCACCCCGCGATGAACGGCCCGCACACGCGCGTGCTCATCCTCGGCGGCGGCGACGGACTCGCGGCCCGTGAGGTGCTGCGCCACCCCGACGTACGCCGGGTCGACGTCGTCGAACTCGACGCCGGAGTGGTCCGGCTGGCCCGCACCGACCCCGCCCTCGCCGCCCTCAACGACCACGCGTACGCCGACCCGCGCCTCCATGTCACCACCGGCGACGCCTTCGGCTGGCTGCGCGGGGTGCGGCCGGCGGCGTACGACGTGGTGATCGCCGATCTGCCCGACCCGGGCATCACCGCCAGCACCAAGCTCTACTCCCAGGAGTTCTACGGCCTCGCCCACCGCGCCCTCGCCCCCGACGGACGCCTGGTGGTGCACGCCGGTCCGGTCTCCTCCCGGCCCCGCGTCTTCTGGACGGTCGAGGCGACCGTCCGCGCGGCGGGCCTGCACACCGCCCCCTACTGTGTCGGCGGCCGTGACGAGGGCTTCGCGGCCGGCCCCGACCGCACGACGGCCGCCAGCCGCGCCCCTCGCGACTGGGGCTTCGTCCTCGCCGCCGCGAACCACCACCCATCCCTGCGCCTCGACCCTCATGAGCCGCCACTGAAGACCCTGACCCAGAAGGACCTGGAAGCCGACGGAAGGGCGGCGGAGCGGATGCGGACGCGGGGGGCCGGGCCGGCGGTGTCGACGTTGGTGCATCCGCGGTACTGA
- a CDS encoding aldose epimerase family protein, with protein MSNEPITLTAGDAEVTVLPDNGGRIGGLRVDGVELLRQGDRFGCFPMVPWCGRIRDGQFRNGATLHQLPLNSPPHAIHGTTRDGAWRVARTSADEAVITYDLVEPWPYSGRVTQAVALTPDSVTLTMSVETYDTSFPAQIGWHPWFHRSLGGEDVRVAFEAGWQEERGDDHLPTGRRVDPRPGPWDDCFGMPGGVDVTLTWPGQLELKVASREEWVVVYDEQAEAVCVEPQTGPPNGLNTLPRLVTPLEPLEASTVWSWRRL; from the coding sequence GTGAGTAACGAACCCATCACGCTGACCGCGGGTGACGCGGAGGTGACCGTACTGCCGGACAACGGCGGACGGATCGGCGGGCTGCGCGTCGACGGGGTCGAACTGCTGCGGCAGGGCGACCGATTCGGCTGCTTCCCGATGGTGCCCTGGTGCGGGCGGATCAGGGACGGACAGTTCCGCAACGGTGCCACCCTGCACCAGCTGCCGCTGAACTCCCCGCCGCACGCCATCCACGGCACCACCCGCGACGGCGCCTGGCGCGTCGCGCGCACCTCGGCCGACGAGGCCGTCATCACGTACGACCTGGTCGAGCCGTGGCCCTATTCCGGCCGCGTCACCCAGGCCGTCGCCCTGACGCCCGACTCCGTCACGCTGACCATGTCCGTGGAGACGTACGACACCTCCTTCCCGGCCCAGATCGGCTGGCACCCGTGGTTCCACCGCAGCCTCGGCGGCGAGGACGTGCGGGTGGCCTTCGAGGCCGGATGGCAGGAGGAGCGCGGGGACGACCATCTGCCCACCGGGCGGCGCGTCGATCCGCGGCCCGGGCCCTGGGACGACTGCTTCGGCATGCCCGGCGGTGTCGATGTGACACTGACCTGGCCGGGGCAGCTGGAGCTGAAGGTCGCCTCCCGCGAGGAGTGGGTCGTGGTCTACGACGAGCAGGCCGAGGCCGTGTGCGTGGAGCCGCAGACCGGGCCGCCCAACGGGCTGAACACCCTCCCTCGCCTGGTCACGCCCCTGGAGCCGCTGGAAGCCTCGACCGTCTGGAGCTGGCGGCGCCTCTAA
- a CDS encoding SRPBCC domain-containing protein translates to MEHEVFVPVPAERLREALADPLRVARAVPGLQQDAGAEPVTGRLKVRVGGHTITYRGSARISVRDDGTYGLEGDAVEARGTGAVKLALVLRLAGAEKGSTLTFTGTASADGRIAELPGDAVTSAVGRLLNRFAENLGNAAQGRAPEAAAEVPEVAEATEVPEAPVAPESPEAPERPEAPERPEAPEASEASEVPETSEAAETSEEPEPPAPSEVPTPSEVPTPDQDFTAPRDLPAEAAHARRTMIGRSAEEVDHAPPRGRYAPVPAPQTIAPNPALRWAAPAAAVVLASAIVVGRVLRKRR, encoded by the coding sequence ATGGAGCATGAGGTGTTCGTTCCGGTTCCGGCCGAGCGGCTCAGGGAGGCGCTGGCCGATCCCCTACGGGTCGCCCGGGCCGTTCCCGGGCTCCAACAGGACGCCGGCGCCGAGCCCGTCACCGGGCGGCTGAAAGTACGCGTCGGGGGTCACACCATCACCTATCGGGGGTCCGCCCGGATCTCCGTACGGGACGACGGGACGTACGGCCTCGAAGGCGACGCGGTCGAGGCGCGTGGCACCGGTGCGGTGAAGCTCGCGCTGGTGCTGCGGCTCGCCGGCGCCGAGAAGGGCTCGACCCTCACCTTCACGGGGACCGCCTCGGCGGACGGGCGGATCGCGGAGCTGCCGGGGGACGCGGTGACCTCGGCTGTGGGGCGGTTGCTGAACCGTTTCGCGGAGAACCTGGGGAACGCGGCACAGGGACGGGCGCCCGAGGCCGCCGCTGAGGTCCCTGAAGTCGCTGAGGCGACTGAAGTGCCCGAGGCTCCCGTGGCGCCCGAATCACCGGAAGCCCCCGAGCGTCCCGAAGCCCCCGAGCGTCCCGAAGCCCCCGAGGCGTCGGAAGCCTCGGAAGTGCCGGAAACCTCGGAAGCGGCGGAAACCTCGGAAGAGCCTGAGCCCCCCGCCCCCTCCGAAGTTCCCACCCCCTCCGAAGTCCCCACCCCCGACCAGGACTTCACCGCCCCCCGCGACCTCCCCGCCGAAGCCGCGCACGCCCGGCGGACGATGATCGGGCGGAGTGCGGAGGAGGTCGATCACGCGCCGCCGCGTGGCCGGTACGCGCCCGTCCCCGCGCCGCAGACCATCGCCCCGAACCCGGCGCTGCGATGGGCCGCGCCCGCCGCGGCGGTGGTGCTGGCGTCGGCGATCGTGGTGGGGCGGGTGCTGCGCAAGCGGCGCTGA